The proteins below come from a single Synechococcus sp. WH 8101 genomic window:
- a CDS encoding DUF3721 domain-containing protein: MRQSPVATLLIAVSFCSAGLLAAPGRAQHTSGGSSSGSGAVKALYDTKAEAEAAAPLFNCKGAHAMGSKWMPCSTHDHGGNAQSGH, from the coding sequence ATGCGTCAGTCACCGGTGGCGACCCTGCTGATCGCCGTGTCCTTCTGTTCTGCAGGCTTGCTGGCCGCACCCGGCCGTGCCCAGCACACCAGTGGTGGGTCGTCCTCTGGCAGCGGTGCCGTGAAAGCGCTCTACGACACCAAGGCGGAGGCCGAGGCGGCCGCGCCTTTGTTCAACTGCAAGGGGGCCCATGCGATGGGCAGCAAGTGGATGCCCTGCAGCACCCATGACCATGGTGGGAATGCTCAGTCTGGCCATTGA
- a CDS encoding metal ABC transporter permease yields MDWLLEPLRHDFMVRALVVSGLVGAVCGLLSCYMTLKGWALMGDAVSHAVLPGVVLAYALGLPFSLGAFVFGVGSVAAIGFVKQKSRIKEDTVIGLVFTGFFALGLVLVSKTRSNIDLTHILFGNVLGISAADIQQTLLISAVVTAVLLLLRRDLLLFCFDPTHARSIGINTGVLHYLLLSILSLAAVAGLQTVGIILVVAMLVTPGATAYLLTDRFDRMTWLAVGSSVVSSLFGVYLSYWSDSSTAGCIVLVQTGLFLLAFLFAPQHGVLRHKQANLTT; encoded by the coding sequence ATGGACTGGTTGCTGGAACCCCTTCGCCATGACTTCATGGTGCGTGCCCTGGTGGTGAGCGGCCTGGTGGGGGCCGTGTGCGGCCTGCTCTCCTGTTACATGACCTTGAAGGGTTGGGCCTTGATGGGGGATGCCGTCTCCCATGCGGTGCTACCTGGGGTGGTGCTTGCCTACGCCCTTGGTTTGCCCTTTTCGCTTGGGGCCTTTGTGTTCGGTGTGGGCTCGGTGGCGGCGATCGGTTTCGTGAAGCAGAAATCGCGCATCAAGGAAGACACGGTGATCGGCCTGGTGTTCACGGGGTTTTTCGCCCTGGGGCTCGTGTTGGTGTCGAAGACCCGGAGCAACATCGATCTCACCCACATCCTCTTCGGCAATGTGCTGGGCATCTCTGCCGCTGACATTCAGCAGACCCTTTTGATTTCGGCGGTGGTGACGGCGGTGCTGCTGCTGTTGCGGCGCGATCTGCTGCTGTTCTGTTTTGATCCCACCCATGCCCGTTCGATCGGGATCAACACCGGTGTATTGCACTACCTGCTGCTTTCAATTTTGTCGCTAGCGGCGGTGGCCGGCCTGCAGACCGTGGGGATCATCCTCGTGGTGGCGATGTTGGTGACCCCTGGCGCCACCGCCTATCTGCTCACCGATCGCTTTGATCGCATGACCTGGCTGGCTGTGGGCAGCAGCGTGGTGTCGAGTCTGTTCGGGGTGTATCTCAGCTACTGGAGCGACAGCTCAACGGCCGGTTGCATCGTTTTGGTACAGACCGGATTGTTTCTGCTCGCTTTTCTGTTCGCGCCCCAGCACGGTGTGTTGCGGCACAAGCAGGCCAACCTGACCACTTGA
- the asnB gene encoding asparagine synthase (glutamine-hydrolyzing): MCGIGGVFSAQAHQRVDPQLLVNMAAIQEHRGPDGFGYRSLDDAGVGFCHARLSIIDLNETRARQPFLSEAAGPGARLLMAHNGEFYDFQRIRADLTARGVHFDSKSDSEILLRLYQQQGLEATLPQLRGEFAFAIYDEADDALHLVRDRFGIKPQYWALTPAGLVFGSELKVLFAHPAVERRFTSEGLFHQLMQTMVPGTTAFAGVHQVPPGHGITVRRREGQLTVEHWKYWDLDFPRQGERDAAITEQEHIDTIRAALLEAVELRMVADVPVGCYLSGGIDSCSILGLAAAVSQNPVKAFTIGFDDARYDESPIAREMAEATGAEQDLMRLSGKELYGWMERTLWHTERTIYNTLAVAKFLMSRHVNAVDYKVVMTGEGSDELFGGYPAFRRDMFLHGFNDLPEAERRSWEELLQQSNALVQGAMLAADQVDDPDLDAVVGFTPSCLQPWLACAPLVPDLLAEPHRQALEGYAPGKAIAATLDADQLEGRHALDKAQYVWIKTMLEGQILTWGGDRVDMANSMEARPAFLDHHLVAAAVQVPPELRIKGKTEKYVLREAMAGLLPEVLYKREKFAFMAPPAHTEPDKWNQMRQLADDYLSDAAIAEAGLLSADGVRDLFARHEDPATTDADRVQMDALINHLLGVQMLHRMFIATDVPAQARQKADALGWHV; the protein is encoded by the coding sequence ATGTGTGGAATCGGAGGGGTGTTCAGCGCCCAGGCCCATCAGCGCGTCGATCCCCAGCTGCTGGTGAACATGGCCGCGATCCAGGAGCATCGTGGTCCGGATGGCTTCGGCTACCGCAGCCTTGACGATGCCGGCGTGGGCTTTTGCCATGCCCGCCTCTCGATCATCGACCTCAACGAGACGCGGGCCCGTCAGCCCTTCCTGAGCGAGGCCGCCGGCCCCGGGGCGCGGCTGCTGATGGCCCACAACGGTGAGTTCTACGACTTCCAGCGCATCCGCGCCGATCTCACCGCCCGCGGTGTGCATTTCGACAGCAAGAGCGATTCAGAAATTCTGCTGCGCCTCTATCAACAGCAGGGGCTTGAGGCCACCCTGCCGCAGCTGCGCGGCGAATTCGCCTTCGCGATCTACGACGAAGCCGACGATGCCCTGCATCTGGTGCGGGATCGCTTCGGCATCAAGCCCCAGTATTGGGCGCTGACGCCGGCGGGCTTGGTGTTCGGCTCCGAGCTCAAGGTGCTGTTTGCCCATCCGGCTGTGGAGCGGCGCTTCACCTCGGAGGGACTCTTCCACCAGCTCATGCAGACGATGGTGCCGGGCACCACCGCTTTCGCCGGTGTGCACCAGGTGCCACCCGGTCATGGCATCACCGTGCGTCGCCGCGAGGGCCAGCTCACGGTGGAGCACTGGAAATACTGGGATCTTGATTTCCCCAGACAGGGGGAGCGCGACGCCGCCATCACCGAGCAGGAGCATATCGACACGATCCGGGCCGCCCTGCTGGAAGCGGTGGAGCTGCGCATGGTGGCCGACGTGCCGGTGGGCTGCTATCTCTCCGGCGGTATCGACAGCTGTTCGATCCTCGGGCTGGCGGCGGCGGTGAGTCAAAACCCGGTGAAGGCGTTCACGATCGGCTTCGATGACGCCCGTTACGACGAATCGCCGATCGCCCGGGAGATGGCGGAGGCGACCGGCGCCGAACAGGACCTGATGCGCTTGTCGGGTAAGGAGCTCTATGGCTGGATGGAGCGCACCCTCTGGCACACCGAACGCACGATCTACAACACCCTGGCGGTGGCGAAATTTCTGATGAGCCGCCATGTGAATGCCGTGGATTACAAGGTGGTGATGACCGGTGAGGGCTCCGATGAGCTCTTCGGGGGCTATCCCGCCTTCCGCCGCGACATGTTTCTGCATGGTTTCAACGACCTGCCGGAAGCGGAGCGACGCAGCTGGGAAGAGCTGCTGCAGCAGTCGAATGCCCTGGTGCAGGGCGCGATGTTGGCGGCGGATCAGGTGGATGATCCCGATCTCGATGCGGTGGTGGGCTTCACCCCCAGCTGCCTGCAGCCCTGGCTGGCCTGCGCTCCCCTGGTGCCCGACCTGCTGGCGGAGCCCCATCGCCAGGCGCTGGAGGGCTATGCCCCTGGCAAAGCGATTGCCGCCACCCTCGATGCCGATCAGCTCGAGGGGCGCCACGCCCTCGACAAGGCCCAATACGTGTGGATCAAGACCATGCTTGAGGGCCAAATCCTCACCTGGGGTGGCGATCGGGTGGACATGGCCAATTCGATGGAAGCGAGGCCCGCGTTCCTGGATCACCATCTGGTCGCGGCGGCGGTGCAGGTGCCTCCGGAGCTGCGCATCAAGGGCAAAACGGAGAAATACGTGTTGCGTGAAGCGATGGCCGGGCTGTTGCCCGAGGTGCTCTACAAGCGCGAGAAATTCGCCTTCATGGCTCCTCCGGCCCACACCGAGCCCGACAAGTGGAATCAGATGCGCCAGCTGGCCGACGACTACCTCAGTGATGCGGCGATCGCCGAGGCCGGTCTGCTCAGCGCCGATGGGGTGCGCGACCTGTTCGCCCGCCATGAGGATCCCGCCACCACCGATGCGGATCGGGTGCAGATGGACGCCCTGATCAACCATCTGCTCGGGGTGCAGATGCTGCATCGGATGTTCATTGCCACCGATGTGCCCGCCCAGGCGCGCCAGAAAGCGGATGCCCTCGGCTGGCACGTGTGA
- a CDS encoding aspartate carbamoyltransferase, producing MASCPVIERDHRCDPQRFERLGPDVYGSSHPQSLLNAVQENGDALLDLADQHVISIRPFRADSLLQLFRLAAKFESNPNRYIAHNHPLRGKVLINAFYEPSTRTRLSFDSAWHRLGGDSINITDRGSTGIAKGESLLDVAHMFNNYGDCVVLRDNQADAVYQMVEGLRIPIINAGNGIDEHPTQAMADLYTIFKWRPELANPSLPEAERIRIGVIGIPSRMRTVRSLLRILAKFPYMVSELVIIHDPATNASGDLFDPGQLEELREAGLTVRWTSSLRSELPELDVLYINAIAWVGDSYETHGDSFRITHDLPFKPNAIVLHPLARGAELSTCMDATPHNWYFSQARGAVFLRMALLTCMVERIDRVMDVI from the coding sequence ATGGCCAGTTGTCCTGTGATTGAGCGCGACCATCGCTGCGATCCCCAGCGTTTTGAGCGTCTTGGCCCGGATGTGTACGGATCCAGTCATCCCCAGTCGCTGCTCAATGCGGTGCAGGAGAACGGTGATGCCCTGTTGGATCTCGCCGACCAGCATGTGATCTCGATCCGGCCTTTCCGCGCCGATTCTCTGCTGCAGCTGTTTCGTTTGGCGGCCAAGTTTGAGAGCAATCCCAACCGCTACATCGCCCACAACCATCCCCTGCGCGGCAAGGTGCTGATCAACGCCTTCTATGAACCGAGCACCCGCACCCGCCTCTCCTTCGATAGCGCCTGGCACCGGCTCGGCGGCGATTCGATCAACATCACCGATCGCGGCTCCACCGGGATCGCCAAGGGGGAATCGCTTCTGGATGTCGCCCACATGTTCAACAACTACGGCGATTGTGTGGTGTTGCGCGACAACCAGGCGGATGCCGTGTATCAGATGGTGGAGGGATTGCGGATCCCGATCATCAATGCGGGCAACGGCATCGATGAACATCCCACCCAGGCGATGGCCGATCTCTACACGATCTTTAAATGGCGGCCTGAGCTGGCCAATCCCTCTCTGCCTGAGGCGGAACGCATCCGTATCGGGGTGATCGGAATCCCCAGCCGGATGCGCACGGTGCGCTCATTGCTGCGCATCCTGGCCAAATTCCCCTACATGGTGTCGGAGCTGGTGATCATTCATGATCCCGCCACCAATGCCAGTGGGGATCTGTTTGATCCCGGCCAGTTGGAGGAGTTGCGGGAGGCGGGGCTGACGGTGCGCTGGACCTCCAGCCTGCGGAGCGAATTGCCCGAACTGGATGTGCTCTACATCAATGCGATCGCCTGGGTGGGCGACAGCTACGAGACCCACGGTGATTCCTTTCGGATCACCCATGATCTGCCGTTCAAGCCCAACGCCATCGTGTTGCATCCGCTCGCCCGTGGTGCGGAGTTGAGCACCTGTATGGACGCCACGCCCCACAACTGGTATTTCTCGCAGGCTCGCGGTGCGGTGTTTTTGCGCATGGCGTTGCTCACCTGCATGGTGGAGCGCATCGACCGCGTCATGGATGTGATCTGA
- a CDS encoding DUF1028 domain-containing protein, with protein sequence MTFSILARDPHNGRFGVAVATCHLAVGSTVPHIRAGVGAVATQAHTNPYLGICGLERLEQHQSAPVVLTGLLADDPQAELRQVQLIDGSGHTAGWTGDGCGAWAGHRCSDNVAVAGNLLVGEEVLLAMEATFLASDASWKLGRRLLQALRAGEDAGGDRRAERSTSAALQVSGEAAFPLLDLRVDFHDDAVVELERIYERSQMRWAQQWRQELLQRPSLDRTPLNRTIPHRASADPASEDRTVA encoded by the coding sequence ATGACCTTTTCGATCCTGGCCCGGGATCCCCACAACGGTCGCTTTGGCGTGGCTGTGGCCACCTGCCATCTGGCCGTGGGTTCCACCGTGCCTCACATCCGTGCCGGTGTTGGAGCGGTGGCCACTCAGGCGCATACCAACCCTTATCTCGGCATCTGCGGACTGGAGCGGCTGGAGCAGCACCAAAGTGCCCCCGTGGTGCTCACTGGATTGCTCGCCGATGACCCCCAGGCAGAGCTGCGCCAGGTGCAGTTGATCGATGGGTCGGGCCACACCGCCGGCTGGACCGGAGACGGTTGCGGCGCCTGGGCTGGGCATCGTTGCAGCGACAACGTGGCCGTGGCCGGCAATCTGCTTGTGGGGGAGGAGGTGCTACTGGCGATGGAAGCGACCTTCTTGGCCTCCGACGCCAGTTGGAAGTTAGGGCGACGGCTGCTCCAGGCGCTGCGAGCCGGCGAGGATGCTGGGGGTGACCGGCGCGCGGAGCGCTCGACATCGGCGGCGCTTCAGGTGAGCGGCGAAGCGGCGTTCCCTTTGCTCGATCTTCGTGTGGATTTCCACGACGATGCCGTTGTGGAACTGGAGCGGATCTACGAGCGCAGTCAGATGCGCTGGGCCCAGCAATGGCGTCAGGAACTGCTGCAGCGCCCCTCCCTGGATCGCACCCCGCTCAACCGCACGATCCCCCATCGGGCTAGCGCCGATCCGGCCAGCGAAGATCGAACGGTCGCCTGA
- a CDS encoding diguanylate cyclase: protein MNGATLRRLAMLGGVTLLATTIGLLGYWRSESIVRLSQERNRQALLRGLSIALVDPLIGEDLAGLESRLKQAMADPNLHGIEVRNRQGQTLAHLERPSPGAPPSTVIGAPAATEPGLIELRSTIKAGGPVGSLAMTRWSTPVEQLLLELRLQILLISLMAALVCGAAMWLVALGLQARNRQQRLVLEQENQSLQQDALVDPLTGLANRRQLEHCLEQHLSAMQRGTTPTLALCLLDLDGFKPINDVFGHEAGDHLLQEVGKRLRAGVRQSDLVARLGGDEFVLVLISTTSPQQVEGLLNRLIEQIRQPVHYRDTTVSVTASFGCTLLQPHTDRRGKAELPGVSQLLRCADQAMYQAKHHGRDNWRIVTVHSINDLTSLAAPAPAAAASSGQVGLLVPQHTVLGREQKSEQKQSGLYQNDATGR from the coding sequence ATGAACGGCGCGACCCTGCGGCGGCTGGCGATGCTGGGTGGGGTCACCCTGCTGGCCACAACGATTGGGCTCTTGGGGTATTGGCGTTCGGAATCGATCGTGCGCCTAAGCCAGGAGCGCAACCGACAGGCCTTGCTGCGGGGGCTGAGCATCGCCCTGGTGGATCCCCTGATCGGCGAAGATCTCGCCGGCCTGGAATCACGCCTCAAGCAGGCGATGGCCGACCCGAATCTGCACGGCATCGAGGTGCGCAACCGCCAGGGCCAGACCCTGGCCCACCTGGAACGCCCGAGCCCGGGAGCACCCCCCAGCACAGTGATCGGCGCCCCTGCCGCCACCGAGCCAGGACTGATCGAACTCCGCAGCACCATCAAGGCCGGCGGACCGGTCGGCAGCCTGGCGATGACGCGCTGGTCCACACCGGTGGAACAGCTGCTGTTGGAACTGCGGTTGCAGATCCTGCTGATCAGCCTGATGGCGGCCCTGGTGTGTGGAGCCGCGATGTGGCTGGTGGCCCTGGGGCTGCAGGCACGCAACCGGCAACAGCGGTTGGTCCTGGAACAGGAAAACCAGTCGCTGCAACAGGACGCCCTGGTGGATCCGCTCACCGGGCTGGCGAACCGACGCCAGCTGGAGCATTGCCTGGAGCAGCACCTCAGCGCGATGCAGCGCGGCACCACTCCCACCCTGGCCCTCTGCCTGCTCGACCTGGATGGCTTCAAGCCGATCAACGACGTGTTTGGCCATGAAGCTGGCGATCACCTGCTGCAAGAGGTGGGAAAGCGCCTGCGGGCAGGTGTACGCCAGAGCGATCTGGTGGCGAGGCTCGGCGGCGATGAATTCGTTCTTGTGCTCATCAGCACCACCTCGCCCCAGCAGGTGGAGGGATTGCTCAACCGCCTGATCGAGCAGATCCGCCAACCAGTGCATTACCGCGACACCACGGTGTCGGTGACGGCCAGTTTCGGCTGCACCTTGCTGCAGCCCCACACTGACCGACGCGGCAAGGCCGAGTTACCGGGCGTGTCCCAGCTGCTGCGCTGCGCCGATCAGGCGATGTATCAGGCCAAACACCACGGGCGTGACAACTGGAGAATCGTGACGGTCCACAGCATCAACGACCTGACGAGCCTGGCGGCCCCAGCTCCGGCAGCGGCTGCCTCAAGTGGTCAGGTTGGCCTGCTTGTGCCGCAACACACCGTGCTGGGGCGCGAACAGAAAAGCGAGCAGAAACAATCCGGTCTGTACCAAAACGATGCAACCGGCCGTTGA
- a CDS encoding phosphate/phosphite/phosphonate ABC transporter substrate-binding protein, whose amino-acid sequence MAADPLRSGGSQFQPASTLFSLLLALITVACSSRPQPAAPRSDSSTPSQACLGDASQAAQARRVAVVPQLPPSEIYSRWAPLLQELGQRSKLCFELVVPPSIPAFEQLLETGGVDYAFMNPYHQVMVKDTYQPLIRDDQRQLKGVLVIHRKSTVNTLDDLKGQTVAFPAPNAFAASLLIRADLRQRGIPIEADYVTSHSNVYRSVALKLSSAGGGVNNTLNREEPEIARHLKILHTTRGYAAHPFSALRSLPTAETTALAEAWLALGNQSQQQPLLNRVQIPRPVRSDYPQDYGPLDQLGLDALVQRSAP is encoded by the coding sequence TTGGCAGCCGATCCATTGCGCTCGGGGGGTTCCCAGTTCCAGCCCGCTTCCACTCTCTTCAGCCTGCTGCTGGCACTGATCACCGTGGCCTGCAGCTCAAGGCCACAGCCGGCCGCCCCGCGCAGCGACAGCAGCACACCATCCCAGGCCTGCCTCGGCGATGCCAGCCAGGCCGCCCAAGCCCGGCGTGTGGCCGTGGTGCCCCAGCTGCCCCCCTCGGAGATCTACAGCCGCTGGGCCCCCCTGCTCCAGGAGCTGGGCCAGCGCAGCAAGCTCTGCTTTGAGCTGGTGGTGCCGCCGTCGATACCAGCCTTCGAGCAACTGCTGGAGACCGGCGGCGTCGACTACGCCTTCATGAATCCCTATCACCAGGTGATGGTGAAAGACACCTATCAACCGCTGATCCGAGATGACCAGCGCCAACTGAAGGGCGTGCTGGTGATCCATCGCAAGTCGACAGTGAACACACTGGACGACCTCAAAGGCCAGACCGTCGCCTTCCCCGCTCCCAATGCCTTTGCGGCGTCGCTGTTGATCCGGGCCGATCTGCGCCAGCGCGGAATTCCGATCGAGGCGGATTACGTCACCAGCCACTCGAACGTGTATCGCTCCGTCGCCTTGAAGCTGAGCAGCGCCGGTGGCGGCGTCAACAACACGCTCAACCGGGAGGAGCCGGAGATCGCGCGACACCTGAAGATCCTCCACACCACCCGCGGCTATGCCGCCCACCCCTTCTCCGCCCTGCGCAGCCTCCCCACAGCGGAAACCACCGCACTCGCGGAGGCCTGGCTCGCCCTCGGCAACCAGTCGCAGCAACAGCCCCTGCTCAACCGGGTGCAGATCCCGCGCCCCGTGCGCAGCGACTATCCGCAGGATTACGGCCCGTTGGACCAGCTCGGACTTGATGCCCTGGTGCAGCGGAGCGCGCCATGA
- a CDS encoding urea transporter, which yields MAQPFLAPGIAWALVVIFSVLWIALGVSWGRKGKGDADDYMLAGRNIGLALSTATLMASWVTGNTTLLAPEFGYRNGLWGMFSYALAGLGLILFAPLALRIKQLMPAGRTSGDFFRLRYGRAAWWVFMVITAIYTLGFLMTQAMGAGILLEALSGFDYRLGMVVVIGVSTIYTLYGGMRAVVGTDFIQSLLIMVLLVVVAVLAFRQFPVPEVHRALVASHPGRLNLLLPAGLLIAWNSALFSMGEVFHNNIWWSRVFASRPSVVFRSFVFGGLAWMTVPVVTGSIGLVALAQAIELPQVNMVFPVVASQLLGAGGAAMVFVVVFASLTSTLDSLLASTADLVAEDVVFKLLNPRLSDAELKRATRLVVIGLGVVTLALSWPRLDSLASVLFFTGALVASTIWPVAYGLYWRSANRTAAIAAMVAGSGCGLLAYTLIAPYCAALISAAVSALVMAVGTQLWPERFSWHILKEG from the coding sequence ATGGCCCAACCCTTTCTGGCGCCCGGGATCGCCTGGGCTCTGGTGGTGATCTTCTCCGTGCTTTGGATCGCCCTCGGCGTGTCCTGGGGGCGAAAGGGCAAGGGCGACGCCGACGACTACATGCTGGCGGGGCGGAATATCGGCCTGGCCTTGAGCACCGCCACCCTGATGGCCTCCTGGGTGACCGGCAACACCACCCTGCTGGCGCCCGAATTCGGCTACCGCAACGGGCTCTGGGGCATGTTCAGCTATGCCCTGGCCGGCTTGGGCCTGATTCTGTTCGCCCCGCTGGCCCTGCGCATCAAGCAACTGATGCCTGCCGGTCGCACTAGCGGCGATTTCTTTCGGCTGCGCTACGGCCGGGCGGCCTGGTGGGTGTTCATGGTGATCACGGCGATCTACACCCTCGGCTTCCTGATGACCCAGGCGATGGGGGCGGGGATCCTGCTGGAGGCCTTATCGGGTTTCGATTACCGCCTCGGCATGGTGGTGGTGATCGGCGTGTCCACGATCTACACCCTTTATGGCGGCATGCGCGCCGTGGTGGGCACCGATTTCATTCAGTCGTTGCTGATCATGGTGCTCCTGGTGGTGGTGGCCGTGCTCGCCTTTCGCCAGTTCCCCGTGCCGGAGGTGCATCGCGCCTTGGTGGCCAGCCATCCCGGCCGCCTCAATCTGTTGCTTCCCGCCGGTCTGTTGATCGCCTGGAATTCGGCCCTCTTCTCGATGGGTGAGGTGTTTCACAACAACATCTGGTGGTCGCGGGTGTTCGCCAGCCGCCCCTCGGTGGTGTTTCGCTCGTTTGTGTTCGGTGGCCTCGCCTGGATGACCGTTCCTGTGGTGACCGGTTCGATCGGCTTGGTGGCGCTGGCCCAGGCGATTGAGCTGCCCCAGGTGAACATGGTGTTCCCTGTGGTGGCCTCCCAGCTGCTGGGCGCCGGCGGCGCGGCGATGGTGTTCGTGGTGGTGTTCGCTTCGCTCACCTCCACGCTGGATTCTCTGCTCGCCTCCACGGCCGATCTGGTGGCTGAGGATGTGGTGTTCAAACTGCTCAACCCCCGGCTCAGCGATGCCGAGCTCAAACGCGCGACCCGGCTGGTGGTGATCGGCCTCGGGGTCGTCACCCTGGCACTCTCCTGGCCGCGGCTGGATTCGCTCGCCTCGGTGCTGTTCTTCACCGGTGCCCTGGTGGCCTCCACGATCTGGCCGGTGGCCTATGGCCTCTACTGGCGTAGTGCCAATCGCACCGCCGCCATCGCTGCGATGGTGGCGGGAAGTGGGTGCGGCCTCCTGGCTTACACCCTGATTGCGCCCTACTGCGCTGCGTTGATTTCCGCGGCGGTGTCGGCCCTGGTGATGGCAGTGGGCACCCAGCTGTGGCCGGAGCGTTTCTCCTGGCACATCTTGAAGGAGGGTTGA
- a CDS encoding Zn-dependent hydrolase gives MTLLQTLPTAEFHGQAGQGRLEPNSLRLLASLESMAEVGGQEDGSVCRRGFTPADRQGRELFSSWLLEAGLTVRVDAAGNLIGRLEGTEPSLPALMTGSHLDTVPTGGRYDGALGVLAGLEVVRCLGERGLRLRHPLEVVVFADEESTMVGCKGMAGVAPADPDAYATSNGESIERNLASIGGDWHALPQARREDQAIAAFLELHVEQGGVLEDRGDLIGVVEGVVGQRRFTIRVEGQANHAGTTPMDRRQDALVAAAQVVLAVERLAADHPGDPVATVGRLDVWPNAANVVSGAVTLTVDMRDLDATVLDGLEAGLEHALEQIRARSGCRLAMEPQFAVAPTPADPTLMAAIRQAAERLGLPSSYLPSRASHDAQEIGRRWPMGMIFVPSHRGLSHSAAEFTSLDQCQAGTAVLLESLFQLDRSLDPAP, from the coding sequence TTGACCCTGCTGCAAACGCTCCCAACTGCTGAATTCCACGGTCAGGCCGGGCAGGGTCGCCTCGAACCGAACAGCTTGCGCTTGCTCGCCAGCCTGGAATCGATGGCGGAAGTGGGCGGTCAGGAGGATGGTTCCGTCTGCCGTCGCGGTTTCACCCCTGCTGATCGTCAGGGGCGTGAACTGTTCAGCTCCTGGTTGCTGGAAGCCGGCTTGACGGTGCGGGTCGATGCGGCCGGCAACCTGATCGGTCGCCTTGAGGGCACGGAGCCCAGCTTGCCCGCCCTGATGACCGGCTCCCATCTCGACACGGTGCCCACGGGTGGCCGCTATGACGGCGCCCTGGGGGTGCTGGCCGGTCTGGAGGTGGTGCGCTGCCTGGGGGAGCGGGGCCTTCGCCTGCGCCATCCGCTGGAAGTGGTGGTGTTCGCCGATGAGGAGTCCACGATGGTGGGCTGCAAGGGAATGGCCGGTGTCGCCCCTGCCGACCCTGACGCCTATGCCACCAGCAATGGCGAATCGATCGAGCGCAATCTCGCCAGCATCGGTGGCGATTGGCATGCCCTGCCCCAGGCCCGCCGCGAGGATCAGGCGATCGCCGCCTTCCTGGAGTTGCACGTGGAACAGGGGGGCGTGCTTGAGGATCGCGGTGACCTGATCGGAGTGGTGGAGGGGGTCGTCGGACAGCGCCGCTTCACAATCCGGGTGGAGGGCCAGGCCAACCATGCCGGCACTACCCCGATGGATCGGCGTCAGGATGCCCTGGTGGCAGCCGCCCAGGTGGTGCTGGCGGTGGAGCGTCTGGCTGCGGACCATCCCGGCGACCCCGTGGCCACCGTTGGTCGGCTCGATGTGTGGCCCAATGCGGCCAATGTGGTGTCGGGTGCGGTGACGCTCACGGTCGACATGCGCGATCTCGATGCGACGGTGCTCGATGGGCTCGAGGCTGGTCTGGAACACGCTTTGGAGCAGATCCGTGCTCGCTCCGGCTGCCGCCTGGCGATGGAACCCCAGTTCGCGGTGGCCCCAACCCCGGCCGACCCCACCTTGATGGCTGCGATCCGCCAGGCCGCCGAGCGGTTGGGCCTGCCCAGCAGCTATCTGCCCAGCCGGGCCAGTCATGATGCCCAGGAGATCGGTCGCCGCTGGCCGATGGGGATGATCTTTGTGCCCAGCCATCGGGGCCTGAGCCATTCAGCGGCTGAATTCACCAGCCTCGATCAGTGCCAAGCCGGCACTGCCGTTTTGTTGGAGAGCCTGTTTCAGCTCGACCGCAGCCTGGATCCGGCGCCATGA